From Lepus europaeus isolate LE1 chromosome 3, mLepTim1.pri, whole genome shotgun sequence, a single genomic window includes:
- the NMBR gene encoding neuromedin-B receptor — protein MTTLVHFSGAETMPATSLPSHSQSTSANQSSLFPEVWERDFLPAPHGSTAELVIRGVIPSLYLFIITVGLLGNVLLVKIFISNSAMRSVPNIFISNLAAGDLLLLLTCVPVDASRYFFDEWMFGQVGCRLIPAFQLTSVGVSVFTLTALSADRYRAIVNPMDMQTSGALLWTCVKVVGIWVVSVLLAVPEAVFSEVVRISSLDNSSFTACIPYPQTDELHPKIHSVLIFLVYFLIPLTIISVYYYHIAKTLIKSAHNLPGEYNEHTKKQMETRKRLAKIVLVFVGCFAFCWFPNHILYMYRSFNYKEIDPSLGHMIVTLVARVLSFCNSCVNPFALYLLSESFRKHFNSQLCCGRKSFPERSTSYLLSSSAVRMTSLKSNTKNMVTNSVLPNGNSMKQEMAL, from the exons ATGACAACTCTGGTGCACTTTTCCGGAGCAGAGACCATGCCCGCCACGTCTCTTCCTAGCCATTCCCAGAGCACCAGCGCGAATCAGAGCAGTCTGTTTCCCGAGGTGTGGGAAAGGGATTTCCTGCCTGCCCCCCACGGGTCCACCGCCGAGCTGGTGATCCGCGGCGTGATCCCGTCGCTCTACCTGTTCATCATCACGGTGGGTTTGCTCGGCAACGTCCTCCTGGTGAAGATCTTCATCAGCAACAGCGCCATGAGGAGCGTCCCCAACATCTTCATCTCCAACCTGGCGGCCGGTgacttgctgctgctgctcaccTGCGTCCCGGTGGACGCCTCGCGCTACTTCTTTGACGAGTGGATGTTTGGCCAAGTGGGCTGCAGGCTGATCCCGGCCTTCCAGCTCACCTCCGTGGGCGTCTCTGTGTTCACTCTCACTGCCCTCAGCGCGGACAG gtacagagCCATTGTAAACCCTATGGACATGCAGACATCAGGGGCGCTGCTGTGGACCTGTGTGAAAGTCGTGGGCATCTGGGTGGTCTCTGTGTTGTTGGCAGTACCTGAAGCTGTGTTTTCGGAAGTGGTGCGCATCAGTAGCTTGGATAACAGCAGTTTCACAGCGTGTATACCCTACCCTCAGACAGACGAATTACATCCAAAGATTCATTCAGTGctcattttcttggtctattttcTCATACCACTTACTATTATTAGTGTTTATTATTATCACATTGCAAAGACCTTAATTAAAAGCGCACATAATCTTCCTGGAGAATACAATGAACATACCAAAAAGCAG ATGGAAACACGGAAACGCCTGGCTAAGATTGTGCTGGTCTTTGTGGGATGCTTTGCCTTCTGTTGGTTCCCAAATCATATCCTCTACATGTATAGGTCTTTCAACTATAAGGAGATTGACCCATCTCTAGGACACATGATTGTCACCTTGGTTGCCAGGGTTCTGAGTTTTTGCAATTCTTGTGTCAATCCATTTGCTCTTTATCTACTCAGTGAAAGCTTCAGGAAGCATTTCAATAGCCAGCTCTGTTGTGGGAGGAAGTCCTTTCCAGAAAGATCAACCAGCTACCTACTCAGCTCTTCCGCAGTGCGAATGACATCCCTGAAAAGCAATACTAAGAACATGGTGACCAATTCTGTCTTACCAAATGGAAACAGCATGAAGCAGGAAATGGCGTTGTGA